A stretch of Acipenser ruthenus chromosome 1, fAciRut3.2 maternal haplotype, whole genome shotgun sequence DNA encodes these proteins:
- the LOC117420501 gene encoding calicin-like: MGNVEELLRGVKLFEIKQLKNYCGEYMQAFLNKTNCFRVLKMAENHDLQELAETAYKVTRDQFFSLAVRKDLLATPYNVFSRLIKDEKLHAQNEDHVFLTVLQWTKHMPNRVKHFEKLFSHLHLSNVSNHILLKLSKEEDLIKNNVACINKIMEVVGHKKTDGLRDINVSQRKETLIEVVLVLGGHKIDGHFSNKVYAYLIRDNRWVKVTDMPYNAAALGAVSLGKYLYVTGGTNKLNPSLKAAWRYDLDKNIWSKMPDLPVGLVFHTMVACRGSIFTVGGSIAAKKYISTIYKFDEEKDRWVTVGNMSVPLDCAEAIPKHNNIYIVTGRCMVNDKISRVGVVDCFDVTGGIVKKCLTFPIEFRHRPLVSIHDRDMIKLQSHKQSLDINMQKLQRRMRSLLLEAGRDADS; encoded by the exons ATGGGAAATGTGGAAGAGCTACTAAGGGGAGTGAAGCTGTTTGAAATCAAACAGCTAAAGAATTACTGTGGGGAATATATGCAAGCTTTCCTCAACAAGACCAACTGTTTTAGGGTTTTAAAAATGGCTGAGAACCATGATCTGCAAGAGCTTGCTGAAACAGCCTACAAAGTTACCCGAGATCAGTTCTTCAGCCTTGCCGTGCGCAAAGACCTCTTAGCTACCCCATACAATGTATTTTCCAGGCTGATTAAAGATGAGAAGCTGCATGCTCAAAATGAAGATCATGTGTTCTTGACCGTGCTCCAGTGGACCAAGCACATGCCAAACAGGGTGAAACATTTTGAGAAGCTCTTCTCACACCTCCATCTGAGCAATGTTTCAAATCACATTCTGCTCAAGCTCAGCAAGGAGGAGGACCTCATCAAGAACAATGTGGCCTGCATTAACAAAATTATGGAAGTGGTAGGACATAAGAAGACAGATGGCCTCAGAGACATCAATGTGTCTCAGAGGAAGGAGACTCTGATTGAAGTGGTTCTCGTTCTGGGTGGACACAAAATCGACGGCCATTTCAGCAACAAAGTATATGCTTATTTGATCAGAGACAACAGGTGGGTAAAAGTGACTGACATGCCATACAATGCAGCTGCCCTTGGTGCTGTTAGCTTAGGAAAGTACTTGTATGTGACTGGAGGGACTAATAAACTAAATCCCAGCCTGAAAGCAGCATGGAGATATGATTTGGATAAAAACATATGGAGCAAAATGCCAGACCTACCTGTCGGTCTGGTTTTCCACACCATGGTGGCCTGCAGAGGATCTATATTCACAGTAGGGGGCAGCATAGCCGCCAAAAAATACATCTCTACCATCTACAAGTTCGATGAGGAAAAGGACAGGTGGGTGACTGTAGGCAATATGAGTGTTCCATTGGACTGTGCAGAGGCTATTCCCAAGCACAACAACATCTATATTGTCACTGGGAGATGCATGGTAAATGACAAGATCAGCAGGGTGGGGGTTGTGGATTGTTTCGACGTCACTGGTGGAATAGTAAAGAAATGTCTCACTTTCCCAATTGAGTTCAGGCACAGGCCTCTAGTTTCAATCCATGACAGGGACATGATCAAATTACAGAGCCACAAGCAGAGCTTGGACATCAACATGCAGAAAT TGCAGAGGCGCATGCGATCTTTACTTTTGGAGGCTGGCCGGGACGCTGACAGCTGA